Below is a window of bacterium DNA.
TGCGCAAGGCGCCGCCGTTGCCGTTTCTGCCCGCCTCGGCCCATGGCACGGAAGTCATTGTCTTTCCCGTCTTTCATTCCGGCGACCCCGACGCTGGCCGGCGGGCGATCGAGCCGGTGCGTCACTTCGGCGCGCTGCTCGGCGAGGCGGTCGGCATGCAGCCCTATACCGGCTGGCAATCGGCCTTCGATCCGCTGCTCACGCCCGGCGCGCGCAACTACTGGAAGTCGCACAATCTCGCGGAGCTCAAGGATGGCTTGATCGATCTGTTGATCGACTACATCGGCAAACTGCCTTCCGATCAGTGCGAGATCTTTCTCGGCGGCATCGGCGCGGCCACCACGCGGCCGGCCCGCGACGCGATGGCGTATTCGCAGCGCGACACCGTCTATGCCATGAACGTGCACAGCCGCTGGGACAATCCCGCCGATGACCAGAAATGCGTTCAGTGGGCGCGCGACTTCTGCCAGAAGACCGAGCCGTATGCCACCGGCGGCGTGTATGTCAACTTCCTGACCGCCGACGAAATGTCGCGTGTGCGCGCAGCCTATGGTCCCAACTATGACCGCCTCGTCGCGGCCAAGCAGAAGTACGATCCGGGCAATCTCTTCCGAATGAACATGAACATCGCGCCGGCGCGGTAGGAAGTGCCCGCCTTCTGGCGGAACTGACGCGCGGCACCCAGAATCGGTTCGCCCGGCTCGGCAGGGGGGAAAAGGATTGCTTCGTCGTCACCTGCGCCTCCGGCTTGGCTCCGCCTCGAAATGACCGTGAGGTAACCTGTGTCGGAGGAATGATCCCCTCCGTCATGGCGAGGAGGCCCAGTCCGCCGTGGCGGGAAACAGGCTTTACTGCAATGCGCCCCAATGAGCGATTTGTAATTGATTGCAATTCATATGATTAATACATTCCAGTGAAGCGCAATATCACGAGACCGTCGCTGTCGTTTCCTGTCGCTTTACAACTCCCGTCATTTCAACAGGATAACCAATGCGAGCCGACGATTTCTCTTGACCGCCGCGATTCGCCGCCGTACTCTCTTTCCCATTGTCTGTCTTGCGGTTGCACAAATCATGCGAATCTGTCTGCAAAGGGTCCGAAGTGGTCGGGTCAAAGTCGACAACGAGGTTGTCGGCGAGATCGAATCCGGCTTGGTCCTCCTGGTCGGCTTCAAGACTGGCGATGACGAGTCCCAGATCGAGCCGATGGCGCGACGGATCGCCAATCTGCGCATCTTTGAGGACGATCAGGGGAAGATGAACCTCTCGCTGCTGGACCTGGGGTACTCCGTCCTGGTCGTTTCGCAGTTCACACTCTACGCCGACACCGAAAAGGGCCGCCGTCCCTCGTTTACCGGGGCGCTGGAACCGGGGCTGGCGGAGAAATACTACTTGCGGCTGGTCGAGGTGTTTCGGAGTATGAACCTGACGGTCGCCACCGGGAAGTTCGGCGCGAAAATGCTGGTCGAAATCGCCAACTGGGGCCCGGTGACGCTCGTTCTGGACGCGTGAGATGGACGCAACGAGACTGGTCGGATCGCCTCGCGCGCGGGCTGTGGGCCGACGATGCCGCCGCGGCGCGTCTTCATGCGCTCTTGGCCGGACATACGGTGATTCTCGCGTCGGCGTCGCCGCGACGGCGCGCGATACTGCGGCAGTGCCGCGTTCGCTTCCGCGTCTGGAATCACACGCTCGACGAGCCCCCGCCGCGGGGTCCCGATTGGCGTGGCTGGGTGCGGCGCTGGGCCTGGCGCAAAGCGGCCGATGCCGCCGCCCATCAGCGCCGCGGCCTGGTGATTGCGGCGGACACCATCGTCGTCCAGGGTCCTTGCGGGCTGGGCAAGCCGCGCACACACGCTCAGGCGCGCGCGATGTTGCGTTCACTCTCCGGCCGGACACATCAGGTCTACACCGGCGTGGCGGTCATCAACGTTACTGCGGCACGGCACGCCGCCGGGTCGGCGGTGTCACACGTTCACTTTCGCCGTCTCTCGGATCGGGAGATCGCCGGCTACATACGCTCCGGCGAGCCCGCCGATAAGGCCGGCGCGTACGCGATACAAGGGGGAGGGGGACAGTTCGTGGACCGTATCGCCGGTCCGCTCGACAACATCATCGGGTTGCCGGTGGGTTGTCTGAACGCTGTCCTCGCACGGGTTCTCAGATGACAAACGGTCGTAACACCACAGGCAGCGCGCCCGAGTCCGGCAACACACCGGGCGCCGGGCGTATCGACATCGCCGCCGGCGAAATCGACATCACCAGAGACCGTCTCGGCGAAATCCTCGCCGCGCGCCGTCACCAACTCGGCCTCAAGATCGAGGAGATCGCCGAGGACATCAAGATTCGCGCCGAATACCTTCGCTTCCTCGAGCAGGAGGCCTTCGACAAACTGCCCACGCCCGAATATGGCCGGCTGTTTCTCAAGTCCTACGCCGAACGTCTCGGGCTCAACATCAACGACATCTATGCGCTCTACGATGTGCATCATCGTCCGGCCTGGGCGCCGCCGGCCCGTACGCGGGTGACCGCGAACGACGCCGGCATGCCGATCGGCCCGACGCCGCGTCTGCCCGCCGCCAAGCCGATCCCATCGAAGGTCTGGCTCTATGTCATCTTTGGCATCGTCGCGCTGGCGCTCGTTATCTTCGGCGTGATGAAGCTGGTCGAATCACGCAGGTCCGCCGACGCCGCCCCGGCGACATCGGGGTCGAACGTCGCGCAGCGGCCCGTGCGCGAGCCGGAACCCGCGCCGACCGCCTCTGCCGCGGCTGCCGATACGACCTCGGCCGCCGCAACGGTCACCGACACCGCCGAAGTCCTGATTCCCGATGTGATGGAACTGTCGCTGGCGTTCGACCGGCCGACCTGGGTCGAGCTGTTCGCCGACAACGACAGCATCACGTCGCGCATCTACCAGGCCGGCGAGATTCTGACCGCCAAGGGACTGGACCGGTTCATTCTCTCGCTGGGTCACACCGACGGTGTCCGGGCCGCCGCCAACGGCCGTCCGCTCAAACCATTCCGTTCTTGGACCGTCGGCTTCAAGCGCATGCTCGTCACCGCCGACTCGATCGCCGCCTGGCTTGTGCCGGCGTCGGCCGGAGGCCCGATTCAGTGAGGGCGCGATGATCAAAGAGTGGCTGATCAAGTGGTGGGCCAACAAGTGCGACGATGCCGAGTTCACCTTTCCCGCCGCCTTGCGCTCGGCCCGGCGCATCCTCGTGCTCATGCCTCTCGATCTGGAGGAATTGCACCAGTCCGAGTTCTTTCTCTCGCGGCTGCCGCAGGCCTTCCCCGGCGCCAAGGTCACGTTGTTGTATCCGCCGAAGAGTCTGGCGCCGCGCTTCTACAATCCCTATGGCTTCACCGCGCTGGTGCCCGAAGCTTCGCATGTCGGCCCCTTCGGCATGCCCAAACGCAAGTTTCTCGATCAGTTGTTCGAGCAGCCCTTCGATGTGATGATCGCGCTCAACCGGCAGCCCACGGTCTTCTTCGCCGGCGTGGCGATGAGTTCGCACACGCCCGCCCGCATCGGGCTGCCCGGCGGCATGGGACGTCCCTTCGTCACCATCGAGCTGCGCCATGGCCGCGAGTCGGCCGACACCAAAACCGAGTACATCCTGTTCGTCGAAATGTTGCGCAAGCTCGCCGCCCCGCCGCCGGCGGCCGCGCCCACGCCCACGGCCTGACGATCGTCGCTTAAGGATGACCGCATGTATCTGAAACGCATCGAACTGAACGGCTTCAAGACCTTCCCCGACCTCACCGAGGTCATCCTCTCGCCGGGGATCACCTCCGTCGTCGGCCCCA
It encodes the following:
- the dtd gene encoding D-aminoacyl-tRNA deacylase, with amino-acid sequence MRICLQRVRSGRVKVDNEVVGEIESGLVLLVGFKTGDDESQIEPMARRIANLRIFEDDQGKMNLSLLDLGYSVLVVSQFTLYADTEKGRRPSFTGALEPGLAEKYYLRLVEVFRSMNLTVATGKFGAKMLVEIANWGPVTLVLDA
- a CDS encoding Maf family protein yields the protein MRWTQRDWSDRLARGLWADDAAAARLHALLAGHTVILASASPRRRAILRQCRVRFRVWNHTLDEPPPRGPDWRGWVRRWAWRKAADAAAHQRRGLVIAADTIVVQGPCGLGKPRTHAQARAMLRSLSGRTHQVYTGVAVINVTAARHAAGSAVSHVHFRRLSDREIAGYIRSGEPADKAGAYAIQGGGGQFVDRIAGPLDNIIGLPVGCLNAVLARVLR
- a CDS encoding RodZ domain-containing protein, which gives rise to MTNGRNTTGSAPESGNTPGAGRIDIAAGEIDITRDRLGEILAARRHQLGLKIEEIAEDIKIRAEYLRFLEQEAFDKLPTPEYGRLFLKSYAERLGLNINDIYALYDVHHRPAWAPPARTRVTANDAGMPIGPTPRLPAAKPIPSKVWLYVIFGIVALALVIFGVMKLVESRRSADAAPATSGSNVAQRPVREPEPAPTASAAAADTTSAAATVTDTAEVLIPDVMELSLAFDRPTWVELFADNDSITSRIYQAGEILTAKGLDRFILSLGHTDGVRAAANGRPLKPFRSWTVGFKRMLVTADSIAAWLVPASAGGPIQ